In one window of Gloeocapsopsis sp. IPPAS B-1203 DNA:
- a CDS encoding type II CAAX endopeptidase family protein — protein MLHKISSIARYPVPVRIGVFVLVLLLIWLPFAVPIYLTRLDPNTISILTMLLLYGEFIFLLQWWGKRVYHQPQILQHYGLVRTQHNWLDLLRGLIIGVVLVFSLFLVEGWLGWLVWLPSTGFLPRIVLEGSIVAIAVGFAEELLFRGWLLDELLRDYRFQRASWINATLFALLHFIKPLPDILRTLPQFPALVVLGLTLVWARMRKNRLGLPIGLHAGLIWGYYIINVGQLTQYSGQVPDWITGVERNPLAGVMGLLFLGVLALWVRRK, from the coding sequence TTGCTGCATAAGATTAGTAGTATTGCACGATACCCAGTTCCGGTTAGAATTGGGGTTTTTGTCTTGGTATTGTTGTTGATATGGTTGCCGTTTGCAGTACCAATTTATTTAACGAGACTTGATCCCAATACAATTAGCATTCTGACAATGCTGCTATTGTATGGAGAATTTATATTTCTTCTGCAATGGTGGGGAAAGCGCGTTTACCATCAGCCTCAGATACTACAACACTATGGTTTAGTGAGAACGCAGCACAATTGGTTAGATTTGCTGCGCGGATTGATTATTGGTGTAGTGTTAGTTTTTAGCTTATTTTTAGTCGAAGGTTGGTTAGGTTGGTTAGTTTGGCTTCCGAGTACGGGCTTTTTACCACGAATAGTTTTAGAAGGCTCGATCGTTGCGATCGCTGTTGGCTTCGCTGAAGAGTTACTATTTCGCGGTTGGTTACTCGACGAGTTGCTGCGCGATTACCGTTTTCAACGTGCATCGTGGATTAATGCGACTTTATTTGCACTGTTGCATTTTATTAAACCATTGCCAGATATCTTACGGACATTGCCGCAATTTCCAGCTTTAGTTGTGTTGGGGCTGACATTAGTCTGGGCGCGAATGCGAAAAAATCGCCTCGGCTTACCGATTGGTTTACACGCAGGTTTAATTTGGGGATACTACATCATTAATGTCGGGCAATTGACTCAATATTCTGGTCAAGTCCCTGATTGGATTAC
- the clpS gene encoding ATP-dependent Clp protease adapter ClpS, whose protein sequence is MSVETLEKPSTIRKLAPRYRVLLHNDDYNSMEYVVQVLMQTVPSITQPQAVSIMMEAHTNGMALVIACAQEHAEFYCETLKNHGLTSTIEPEE, encoded by the coding sequence GTGTCTGTCGAAACCCTTGAGAAGCCTTCAACAATTAGAAAGCTCGCACCTCGATATCGCGTGCTACTTCATAATGATGACTACAACAGTATGGAGTACGTAGTGCAAGTGTTAATGCAGACGGTACCGAGTATTACTCAGCCGCAAGCTGTGAGTATCATGATGGAAGCGCACACTAATGGTATGGCACTTGTGATTGCTTGTGCCCAAGAGCATGCTGAGTTTTACTGTGAAACCTTAAAAAATCACGGTCTAACTAGCACAATTGAACCAGAGGAATAA
- a CDS encoding STAS domain-containing protein yields the protein MMQTMIAYPKVTVLRAYGSFNASSAAEFQQQLKATIAADECTVFLLDMEHVESIDSAGLMVLVQSLRLVEGWGKRFSLCSFSPALRIIFELTQLDSVFEIFENAEAFEAALAQSEVVTPSYYPEQSMCA from the coding sequence ATGATGCAAACAATGATTGCCTATCCAAAAGTTACTGTACTCAGAGCTTACGGCTCTTTCAATGCTTCAAGTGCTGCTGAATTTCAACAGCAACTGAAAGCCACTATTGCTGCGGATGAGTGTACAGTATTTTTATTAGATATGGAGCATGTGGAATCCATCGATAGCGCTGGTCTGATGGTATTGGTTCAAAGCTTAAGGCTAGTGGAAGGATGGGGAAAGAGATTTAGTCTGTGTTCGTTTTCGCCCGCATTGCGTATAATTTTTGAGTTAACTCAACTTGATTCAGTGTTTGAAATTTTTGAGAACGCTGAAGCTTTTGAAGCAGCCCTTGCTCAGTCAGAAGTAGTAACACCCAGCTACTACCCAGAGCAAAGTATGTGCGCATAG